A window of Ranitomeya variabilis isolate aRanVar5 chromosome 2, aRanVar5.hap1, whole genome shotgun sequence contains these coding sequences:
- the LOC143809899 gene encoding uncharacterized protein LOC143809899 isoform X1 yields the protein MPRKCANIVNNFCYVCGYVTFANQRRPITPLVKTAYHHYFGVKVGDQEKPWAPHICCNSCSVNLVAWLKNKGRSMRFGVPMIWREPRNHVDDCYFCMVAPLQHGMSRKKKGTIEYPNIPSAIRPVPHGKDLPVPRPPKEYVLESDQEEESPGSSSQDLEYDSQSASNEPHLLSQGELNDLIRDLDLSKEKAELLASRLKQWNFLLYNVKVTAYRHRQRDLHVYFKKQDNLVFCTSVDGLMSAMNVQYNPLDWRLFIDGSKVSLKAVLLHNGNVLPSVPVGHAVCMKETYNNMKLLLDAIKYSDHQWQICADLKVVAILLGMQLGYTKYCCFLCEWDSRARSSHYNIKVWPTRDKMCPGIKNVQHCPLVERSKIILPALHIKLGLMKNFVKGMNQEGNAFKYLRGKFPQLSDAKVKEGVFIGPQIRDLLRDGNFDEILQGNEKAAWQAFRDVVRGFLGNRRVDNYVDIVNNLLTKYHKLGCNMSLKIHFLDSHLDFFPDNCGAVSDEHGERFHQDILNMEQRYQGKWNASMLADYCWTLIRDVPEENFNRQAKRKRSRE from the coding sequence atgcctcgtaaatgtgcaaatattgttaacaatttttgttacgtgtgtggttatgtgacatttgccaaccaaagaagaccaattactccacttgtgaagactgcttaccatcattactttggtgtaaaggttggtgatcaggagaagccctgggctccacacatttgctgcaatagttgttcagtaaatctggttgcatggttgaagaataaaggacgttctatgcgttttggtgtgccaatgatttggagggagccaagaaatcatgtagacgactgctatttctgcatggttgctcctcttcagcatggcatgtcaagaaaaaagaaggggactattgagtaccctaacatcccctcggctataagaccagtcccacatgggaaagatcttcccgttcctcgccctccaaaggaatatgtactggaatcagatcaggaggaagaatcgcccggaagttcatcacaagatcttgaatatgattcacagtctgcatcaaatgaaccacatttgctttctcagggtgaactcaatgatctgatacgcgacctggacctgtcgaaagaaaaggcagagcttctggcttcaagattaaaacaatggaactttctactgtacaatgttaaagtgactgcctataggcatcgacaaagagatttacatgtttattttaaaaagcaagacaatctcgttttctgcaccagtgttgatggtttaatgtccgctatgaatgttcagtacaacccactagattggagacttttcatcgacggttcaaaggttagtttaaaagctgtactattgcacaatggaaatgttcttccttccgttcctgtaggccatgctgtttgcatgaaagaaacctacaacaatatgaaactgcttctggacgcaataaaatacagtgaccaccaatggcagatctgtgcagacttgaaagtggttgcaatattgttaggcatgcagttgggatacacaaaatattgctgtttcctatgtgagtgggacagccgtgctagatcttctcactacaatataaaagtgtggcctacaagggacaaaatgtgtcctggaattaagaatgttcaacactgtccacttgttgaacgcagtaaaatcattctgccggcgctacacattaaacttggtcttatgaaaaattttgttaagggaatgaaccaagaaggaaatgcttttaagtacctcagagggaagtttccacaactcagtgatgctaaagtgaaagaaggtgtcttcattggtcctcaaattcgtgacctacttagggatggaaattttgacgagatcctacaaggcaatgagaaggcggcatggcaagccttcagagatgttgtacgtggcttcttgggaaacagacgagttgataactatgttgatattgtgaataaccttcttacgaagtatcataaattaggctgcaacatgtcattaaaaatacactttctggactctcatctggatttcttcccggacaattgtggtgcagtaagcgatgagcatggtgagcgattccaccaagatattttaaatatggaacaaagatatcagggcaagtggaatgcttccatgcttgcagactactgttggacattaatcagagatgtaccagaagaaaacttcaatagacaagcaaaaagaaagcgttctcgtgaatag